The Pyruvatibacter sp. HU-CL02332 genome includes a window with the following:
- a CDS encoding glyoxalase superfamily protein → MTIAFHGAIAVLRMFDEAQARRFYLDYLGFEIVFEHRFEPDLPLYMRISRAGLTLDLTGHHGDATPGSTAFVSMDDIEAFHAELRSRDDIGNIRPGLEDAPWGGKLLEVMDPFGNRLRFSST, encoded by the coding sequence ATGACCATCGCTTTTCACGGCGCCATTGCGGTCCTGAGGATGTTTGATGAAGCGCAGGCCCGGCGCTTCTATCTGGACTATCTGGGGTTTGAAATCGTGTTCGAGCACAGGTTCGAGCCTGACTTGCCGCTGTATATGCGCATCTCACGGGCTGGGTTGACCCTGGACCTCACCGGGCATCATGGCGATGCGACGCCGGGCTCCACGGCATTTGTGTCCATGGACGACATCGAGGCATTCCATGCCGAACTGCGAAGCCGCGACGACATAGGCAATATCAGGCCGGGCCTGGAGGATGCGCCCTGGGGCGGCAAACTGCTGGAAGTGATGGACCCGTTTGGCAACCGGTTGCGGTTTTCGTCAACCTGA
- a CDS encoding GtrA family protein translates to MSDTPLSDTHLSETKRVLRFLLVGSLAAAVNWIARIALSASFAPALSFEMAVLIAYAIGMTSGFLLYRAYVFPDAGLPMAVQLRRFIAVNLVSAVEVWLVAVVLLRMVVPALGIGLEVMPIAEALAHGIAIAIGAATSYVGHKLLTFRSAQVVEAA, encoded by the coding sequence ATGAGTGACACACCTCTAAGCGACACACATCTAAGCGAGACAAAGCGCGTATTGCGTTTCCTGCTGGTGGGCAGCCTGGCGGCTGCCGTCAACTGGATTGCGCGTATTGCTCTGTCGGCTTCCTTTGCACCGGCCCTCAGTTTCGAGATGGCGGTGCTGATTGCCTATGCCATTGGCATGACCAGCGGTTTTCTGCTGTATCGCGCCTATGTGTTTCCAGACGCGGGCCTGCCCATGGCTGTTCAGCTGCGCCGGTTCATCGCCGTCAATCTGGTGAGTGCAGTTGAAGTCTGGCTGGTGGCTGTCGTGCTGTTGCGCATGGTTGTGCCAGCGCTTGGCATCGGTCTCGAGGTCATGCCAATCGCCGAAGCCCTCGCCCACGGCATCGCCATCGCCATTGGCGCGGCCACAAGCTATGTGGGCCACAAACTGCTGACGTTCAGATCAGCGCAGGTGGTTGAAGCTGCCTAG
- a CDS encoding UbiA family prenyltransferase → MPAIYDAQRTPETVEKPGITDKSAELPLVLDLDGALIRTDILFETFVAFVRQNPLRLFQVAAWVLRGRAILKQKLAEKAVLDVESLPATEDLVSFAAREAAMGRKVHLATATDSLVAHRIKKRFPFISRVFASDGATNLKSKAKAAVLVEAFPEGFAYAGDSRADVPVWKAAQDSIVVNPTPGVLRAARTVREPVEIFERPRTGFKFVAKVLRLHQWAKNGLIFAPLLLGGLMFDLQAWTLAAAGFLALSLLASATYLLNDLFDLADDRRHWSKRNRPLASGRLKIAHALVLIPAGMLAAYAIAAWIGPVAIGFLTLYLALTLAYSFSLKKIELLDAAVLATLFTVRLGFGVALAGVVFSPWLLVFSMFLFLSLSFAKRHVEVTRMEAHGRTKAAGRGYKVGDGPMVAMIGAASGLASVQVLVLYVMNEAYSAGAYAQPLMLWAAPPILFLWVARIWLLAQRGELDDDPVAFAVKDGPSLLLGAVLGMVFAAALLGSPL, encoded by the coding sequence ATGCCTGCCATATATGACGCACAGCGCACGCCCGAAACGGTGGAAAAGCCCGGAATAACAGACAAATCGGCTGAATTGCCCCTTGTTCTGGATCTCGACGGCGCGCTCATCCGAACGGACATTCTGTTTGAAACGTTTGTTGCCTTCGTGCGGCAAAACCCTCTGCGCCTGTTTCAGGTTGCTGCATGGGTGCTGCGAGGCCGTGCCATTTTGAAACAGAAGCTGGCCGAAAAAGCCGTGCTGGATGTGGAAAGCCTGCCGGCGACGGAAGACCTTGTGAGTTTTGCCGCCCGCGAAGCTGCCATGGGCCGCAAGGTGCATCTGGCAACCGCCACAGACAGTCTCGTCGCCCATCGCATCAAGAAGCGGTTTCCGTTTATCAGTCGCGTCTTTGCAAGCGACGGGGCAACCAACCTCAAGTCAAAAGCCAAGGCGGCCGTGCTTGTGGAGGCGTTCCCGGAAGGTTTCGCCTATGCAGGCGACAGCCGGGCGGATGTACCTGTGTGGAAAGCCGCGCAGGACTCCATTGTGGTCAACCCGACACCGGGCGTGCTGCGTGCCGCGCGCACCGTCCGCGAACCGGTAGAGATATTCGAGCGTCCGCGCACCGGGTTCAAGTTTGTCGCCAAGGTTCTGCGTCTTCATCAATGGGCCAAGAACGGGCTGATCTTTGCGCCGCTCCTGCTTGGCGGACTGATGTTCGATCTGCAGGCCTGGACGCTGGCGGCTGCGGGTTTCCTCGCGCTGTCTCTTTTGGCGTCGGCAACCTATCTGCTGAATGACCTGTTCGACCTGGCGGATGACCGCCGCCACTGGTCCAAGCGCAACCGGCCACTGGCATCTGGTCGCTTGAAGATCGCCCATGCGCTCGTGCTCATTCCCGCTGGCATGCTCGCGGCCTATGCCATTGCCGCGTGGATTGGTCCCGTCGCCATCGGTTTCCTGACCCTCTATCTGGCGTTGACCCTGGCGTACTCTTTCAGTCTCAAGAAGATCGAGCTGCTGGATGCCGCCGTGCTGGCGACATTGTTCACCGTGCGCCTTGGCTTCGGCGTCGCGCTGGCAGGTGTCGTCTTCTCCCCATGGCTGCTTGTGTTCTCCATGTTCCTGTTCCTGTCACTCTCCTTTGCCAAACGGCATGTGGAAGTGACCCGCATGGAGGCCCATGGCCGCACCAAGGCGGCTGGTCGTGGCTATAAGGTTGGCGATGGCCCCATGGTCGCCATGATTGGCGCCGCTTCCGGCCTTGCCTCCGTGCAGGTGCTGGTTCTGTACGTCATGAATGAGGCCTATTCCGCGGGTGCCTACGCGCAGCCACTCATGCTGTGGGCGGCGCCGCCCATCCTGTTTCTCTGGGTCGCGCGCATCTGGCTGCTGGCCCAGCGTGGTGAGCTCGATGACGATCCGGTTGCCTTTGCCGTCAAGGATGGCCCCAGCCTGCTGCTTGGTGCCGTGCTCGGCATGGTATTCGCTGCAGCGCTTCTTGGCTCTCCGCTCTAG
- the groES gene encoding co-chaperone GroES, producing MGFRPLHDRVVVRRLEEDEKTAGGIIIPDTAKEKPSEGEIVSVGDGARDESGKVQPLDVKAGDKVLFGKWSGTEVKIDGEDLLIMKESDILGVIEGKKGKK from the coding sequence ATGGGTTTTCGCCCCCTGCACGACCGTGTTGTCGTTCGCCGGCTCGAAGAAGATGAGAAGACAGCTGGCGGGATCATCATTCCCGACACCGCCAAGGAAAAGCCAAGCGAAGGCGAAATCGTCTCCGTTGGCGACGGCGCACGCGATGAGTCCGGCAAGGTACAGCCGCTGGACGTGAAAGCCGGCGACAAGGTGCTTTTCGGCAAATGGTCCGGCACCGAAGTCAAGATCGACGGTGAAGATCTGCTCATCATGAAAGAGAGCGATATTCTCGGCGTGATCGAAGGCAAAAAGGGCAAGAAGTAG
- a CDS encoding 6-phosphofructokinase, with protein sequence MNRKLRIGILTGGGDVPGLNPAIQQVTREACARGWDVVGIRNGWAGLLGINPDDDTTRASRLMTLDPQTTRGIDRFGGTVLHTARLHPDTVREADMPDFLEASATYDERRWADMTSHILRVIEHLQLDVIIPIGGDGTLSYAARLGEEGVPVLAIPKTMDNDVQGTDVCIGFPTAITRSIQTVHDIRSTASAEESIGVIELMGRHSGETALMAGHLGSADRTAIAEVPVDVAALSELLWNDLSAGGEAGAVMVVSEGAQLVGIDADTAATPARTDKFGNKRLGGVGEVLARDLTQRLGVPAFSLQLAYLMRAGAPVSQDSMIARAFGTLAVELIASGQTGRMTALQEGKYTSVPVSRTGEGAAQVDVDRYYDAKAFKPRITRPGIAQSLSF encoded by the coding sequence ATGAACCGCAAGTTGCGTATCGGAATACTGACAGGCGGTGGTGATGTGCCCGGGTTGAACCCGGCGATCCAGCAGGTGACGCGCGAGGCATGCGCGCGCGGCTGGGACGTAGTCGGCATCCGCAATGGCTGGGCCGGGCTGCTTGGTATCAATCCTGATGATGACACCACTCGCGCATCCCGATTGATGACGCTGGACCCTCAAACGACCCGGGGCATCGACCGGTTTGGCGGCACTGTGCTGCACACTGCCCGCCTGCACCCCGACACCGTGCGCGAAGCCGATATGCCGGATTTTCTCGAGGCGTCCGCCACCTATGACGAGCGCCGCTGGGCAGACATGACGTCGCATATCCTGCGCGTCATCGAGCATCTGCAACTTGATGTGATCATTCCCATTGGCGGCGATGGGACGTTGAGCTATGCGGCACGGCTAGGCGAGGAAGGCGTGCCGGTGCTGGCCATCCCCAAGACCATGGACAATGATGTTCAGGGTACGGATGTCTGCATCGGGTTTCCCACAGCCATCACCCGGTCCATCCAGACGGTGCATGACATTCGCAGCACGGCGTCGGCGGAGGAAAGCATCGGCGTCATTGAATTGATGGGGCGGCATTCAGGTGAAACCGCGCTGATGGCGGGGCATCTTGGCTCCGCAGACCGCACCGCCATTGCCGAAGTGCCCGTGGACGTGGCGGCCTTGTCTGAACTGCTGTGGAATGATCTGTCGGCGGGCGGCGAGGCAGGTGCGGTTATGGTGGTCTCGGAAGGTGCGCAGCTTGTGGGGATTGATGCGGACACAGCGGCGACGCCCGCGCGCACGGACAAGTTCGGCAATAAGCGTCTGGGTGGTGTGGGCGAAGTGCTGGCGCGCGACCTGACCCAGCGCCTTGGCGTGCCTGCGTTCTCTCTTCAGCTGGCCTATCTCATGCGCGCCGGAGCACCGGTCTCCCAGGACAGCATGATTGCGCGGGCGTTCGGCACGCTGGCGGTGGAGCTGATCGCGTCAGGTCAAACCGGGCGCATGACGGCGCTGCAGGAGGGAAAATACACGTCCGTGCCCGTGTCACGCACCGGCGAAGGCGCGGCGCAGGTGGATGTGGATCGCTACTACGACGCCAAAGCCTTCAAACCCCGCATCACGCGACCGGGCATTGCCCAGTCGCTGAGCTTCTAG
- a CDS encoding DSD1 family PLP-dependent enzyme, translated as MPITPETAATMTPNAHMLGQQGSAQALNTPALVLDLDAFERNLTRMMDHCKASGLGLRPHAKTHKSVEIARRQLAAGAVGVCVAKLGEAEVMGEGGIESVLITSPVVKEDGIRRVMDLNGRISDLILTVDNLDNAQALARAASPEQGGRRPLKVIVDLDVGLHRTGIAPGEGAAELAEFVAASPGLKFMGLQAYAGHLMHVEDYAERREKSLDAMKQLGDMRDMLRERSISCDILTGGGTGSWDIDPEAGILTDLQAGSYLFMDTEYNAVHQKNGPEQAFETSLTIQTTVVSANTPGIATTDAGIKSMATDQKTIAIASGTPDGTAYFLFGDEQGGLAFPDAETGLAPGSVLNLETPHCDPTVNLYDCYHVVKDGTLVDIWPVSTRGRSA; from the coding sequence ATGCCCATCACGCCAGAGACAGCCGCCACCATGACCCCCAATGCGCACATGCTTGGCCAGCAGGGGTCTGCACAGGCGCTCAACACCCCGGCGCTGGTGCTTGATCTGGATGCCTTTGAGCGCAACCTCACGCGCATGATGGACCACTGCAAGGCGTCCGGCCTTGGACTGCGGCCCCATGCCAAGACCCATAAATCGGTTGAAATTGCGCGCCGTCAGCTGGCGGCAGGTGCTGTGGGCGTATGCGTGGCCAAACTCGGCGAGGCGGAGGTCATGGGCGAGGGCGGCATCGAAAGCGTGCTGATCACATCACCGGTCGTGAAGGAAGACGGCATCCGCCGCGTCATGGACCTCAACGGCCGCATATCGGACCTGATCCTGACCGTGGACAATCTCGACAATGCACAGGCGCTGGCGCGCGCGGCATCGCCGGAGCAGGGCGGCCGTCGTCCCCTGAAAGTGATCGTTGATCTGGATGTGGGCCTTCACCGCACCGGCATAGCGCCGGGCGAAGGCGCTGCCGAACTGGCTGAATTTGTCGCTGCCAGTCCGGGGCTCAAATTCATGGGCCTGCAGGCCTATGCCGGACATCTGATGCATGTGGAAGACTATGCCGAGCGCCGGGAAAAATCCCTCGACGCCATGAAGCAACTTGGTGACATGCGCGATATGCTCCGTGAGCGGAGTATTTCCTGTGACATTCTCACCGGCGGCGGCACCGGGTCATGGGACATTGATCCAGAGGCGGGCATCCTGACGGACCTGCAGGCAGGCAGTTACCTCTTCATGGATACGGAATACAACGCCGTGCACCAGAAAAACGGCCCCGAACAGGCCTTTGAAACGTCGCTCACCATCCAGACCACCGTGGTGAGTGCCAACACGCCAGGCATCGCCACCACGGATGCCGGCATCAAGAGCATGGCCACCGACCAGAAGACAATCGCCATCGCCTCCGGCACCCCCGATGGCACGGCCTATTTCCTGTTTGGTGACGAGCAGGGCGGTCTGGCATTCCCGGACGCTGAGACCGGCCTTGCCCCCGGCAGTGTCCTCAATCTCGAGACGCCCCACTGCGACCCCACCGTCAACCTCTATGACTGCTACCACGTGGTCAAAGACGGCACGCTGGTGGACATCTGGCCCGTCAGCACGCGGGGGCGGTCTGCCTGA
- a CDS encoding autotransporter domain-containing protein, which produces MLRYVSSQVWFVGIAASLLVAPAMAGPGDPSAAFIAGNAAPGETTSTRCNSNGFVEVIFSLGGAVVSTVESGDTCTPGTSTTSVGTTSTGGRSEAQRENQNDLDDLEDLHGRVWDDEGDELDVGGGEDEDGGEDGGGGEDGEGADDDNGAELRRLEGELADEKAKNAEMTAEFFSNARLIEEAKAAREQFSAENKKKIAAAAETVEEARVESQRWENIYTALRALNEARDLFTATPASSADMPSIERRLEEARADLRALGVPERTSIASVEASRRQARTAFNSAELAHLAAVDDAAEESKDLGHQIRVAEEGQKLLTTDIARSDARISQLESRIQNLKRQNQLSGPSPQPSILDLINARGVHTWVSGDFTWAEDTRSGQRRDTEAWRVTAGAQLRLTERVTAGMSFTYGFSDTDDTTGFGTSKEADTYLVSPFVAYRLSPDTGLRAGVVYSQTETDAVRAGGATASYTTRGYGARVGASTREKLNPWVTVRGGLGQSFFYSETDGYTDTAGRVTPNADSRSSTTHVSTRMDVAATPDLSLYGSLNGSYALLKSDGDRDRADAYLGVGADYDAGIALLSAEVGKTVLRNNYDDITARVTAQVTF; this is translated from the coding sequence ATGTTGCGTTACGTCTCCTCTCAGGTCTGGTTTGTCGGCATTGCCGCCAGCCTTCTTGTTGCGCCCGCCATGGCGGGGCCGGGCGATCCCTCGGCTGCCTTTATCGCCGGCAACGCTGCACCGGGCGAAACCACCAGCACACGCTGCAATTCAAATGGATTTGTGGAAGTCATCTTCTCGCTGGGCGGCGCCGTCGTATCGACGGTTGAATCGGGCGACACCTGTACGCCGGGCACATCGACGACTTCTGTTGGGACGACATCAACGGGCGGGAGGTCTGAAGCCCAGCGCGAAAATCAGAATGATCTCGACGACCTGGAGGACCTGCACGGTCGGGTCTGGGACGACGAAGGTGATGAACTTGATGTCGGCGGTGGTGAAGACGAGGACGGCGGTGAAGACGGCGGCGGTGGCGAAGACGGCGAAGGTGCTGACGATGACAACGGAGCCGAACTGCGGCGTCTCGAAGGAGAACTCGCCGACGAAAAAGCCAAGAACGCTGAAATGACGGCGGAATTTTTTAGCAACGCAAGGTTGATTGAGGAAGCGAAGGCCGCGCGGGAACAGTTTAGCGCCGAGAACAAGAAAAAAATTGCCGCAGCTGCAGAAACCGTTGAGGAGGCCAGGGTCGAAAGTCAGCGCTGGGAAAACATCTACACCGCCCTGCGTGCGCTGAATGAGGCGCGCGATCTGTTCACGGCAACGCCTGCGTCTTCTGCTGACATGCCGTCCATCGAACGCCGCCTTGAAGAGGCGCGGGCAGACTTGCGCGCCCTCGGCGTGCCCGAGCGAACGTCGATTGCCAGTGTGGAAGCGTCGCGCCGTCAAGCGCGCACGGCCTTCAATAGTGCTGAACTGGCACATTTGGCTGCAGTCGATGACGCCGCGGAGGAGAGCAAGGACTTAGGCCATCAGATCCGTGTCGCTGAAGAGGGCCAGAAGTTGCTCACGACTGACATCGCCAGAAGCGACGCGCGCATCAGCCAGCTTGAATCCCGCATTCAGAACCTCAAGCGGCAGAACCAGTTGTCCGGTCCGTCGCCGCAGCCGTCTATCCTCGACCTCATCAATGCCCGCGGTGTCCACACCTGGGTCTCCGGCGATTTCACCTGGGCGGAAGACACACGCTCCGGCCAGCGGCGCGACACGGAGGCGTGGCGCGTCACCGCCGGGGCCCAGCTGCGCCTCACCGAGCGGGTGACGGCGGGCATGAGCTTTACCTATGGGTTCTCGGACACGGACGACACGACCGGGTTTGGCACCTCCAAGGAAGCAGACACCTATCTGGTGTCGCCCTTTGTCGCTTACCGGCTGAGCCCGGATACGGGGCTTCGCGCCGGGGTCGTCTATTCGCAGACCGAAACCGATGCAGTGCGTGCAGGCGGGGCGACGGCGTCCTACACCACCCGCGGTTATGGTGCGCGCGTGGGCGCAAGCACGCGGGAAAAACTCAACCCGTGGGTGACGGTGCGCGGCGGCCTCGGCCAGTCCTTCTTTTATTCGGAGACGGACGGCTACACGGACACGGCCGGACGCGTGACACCCAATGCCGACAGCCGCAGCAGCACCACCCATGTCTCGACCCGCATGGATGTCGCGGCCACGCCGGACCTGTCGCTCTACGGGTCTCTCAACGGCAGCTACGCGCTACTCAAGAGCGATGGTGACCGTGACCGGGCGGACGCCTATCTGGGCGTGGGTGCGGATTACGACGCCGGTATTGCGCTCCTGTCCGCAGAAGTCGGCAAGACGGTGTTGCGCAACAATTACGACGACATCACAGCAAGGGTCACGGCACAGGTGACGTTCTAG
- a CDS encoding LuxR C-terminal-related transcriptional regulator, whose protein sequence is MRIDTVRDRITQFSDALARATAPSDAIALLQAELHHIGIEGIDFFGTPRPVTEAGAFREPDYVVSTLPESLVDDYYAFGWDDICPVVDLAYGSSDATLTSSVFADAQAGSKRREMWDAMRDHNVEHEINIPLSDDRYVRQISIYTVGRSAADAARFAEAQHLGQRVATQFIYAYEALVHHNGGTDTVALTPRETECLQWVSTGLTNLEIAARLNVSARTVKFHLANAMAKMDVTTRSQAIAEASRHRQVRIGGQTTANSARQVRQLLAKQLILAHEVPADPGENEGLPVLTPREAECLQWVGSGLTNPEIAERLDVSARTVKFHLANAMAKLGVTTRSQAVATALRHRLVRL, encoded by the coding sequence ATGCGTATTGACACAGTGAGGGACAGGATCACGCAGTTCTCGGACGCGCTGGCGCGGGCAACAGCACCGTCCGACGCGATCGCTCTGCTGCAGGCGGAACTGCATCACATCGGGATCGAAGGGATCGACTTCTTCGGGACGCCGCGCCCGGTGACTGAGGCGGGCGCCTTCCGTGAGCCGGATTATGTCGTGTCGACACTGCCCGAGAGCCTTGTGGATGATTACTACGCCTTTGGTTGGGACGATATCTGCCCGGTCGTCGATCTTGCCTATGGGTCCAGCGACGCCACCCTGACGAGCAGCGTGTTTGCGGATGCGCAAGCCGGGTCGAAGCGGCGCGAGATGTGGGACGCCATGCGCGACCACAATGTCGAACACGAGATCAATATCCCGCTCTCCGACGACCGATATGTGCGCCAGATCAGCATCTACACTGTCGGGCGAAGTGCTGCTGACGCGGCCCGCTTTGCCGAGGCGCAGCATCTTGGCCAACGCGTGGCGACTCAGTTCATCTACGCCTATGAAGCACTGGTCCATCACAACGGCGGCACTGATACCGTCGCGCTGACGCCGCGGGAAACCGAATGCCTGCAGTGGGTGAGCACGGGACTGACCAATTTGGAGATTGCCGCCCGGCTGAACGTCTCGGCACGGACGGTCAAATTCCATCTGGCCAACGCCATGGCAAAGATGGATGTCACCACGCGGTCACAGGCGATCGCCGAGGCATCCCGGCATCGCCAGGTCCGCATCGGCGGGCAGACAACCGCCAACTCAGCAAGGCAGGTGCGCCAGCTCCTGGCGAAGCAGCTGATCCTGGCTCATGAGGTCCCTGCCGATCCCGGCGAGAATGAAGGGCTTCCCGTTCTGACGCCGCGCGAAGCGGAATGCCTGCAATGGGTCGGCAGCGGTCTCACCAATCCGGAAATCGCCGAGCGGCTGGACGTGTCCGCACGGACTGTGAAGTTCCATCTGGCCAACGCCATGGCAAAGCTGGGTGTGACCACACGGTCACAGGCGGTGGCCACAGCCCTCAGGCATCGCCTGGTCCGGCTCTAG
- a CDS encoding ATP-dependent 6-phosphofructokinase, whose translation MRIGVLTGGGDVPGLNPAIQTITRQATDLGWEVIGIRRGWRGLLDFDLDDPEGSLDTCTMPLTATSVRAIDRLSSTVLHTSRTAVTTLEEGTAHILKVIAHLNIDALVPIGGVDTLAYAAQLQAHGVKVNTIPKTMDNDVFGTDYCIGFSTAVTRSVDAINALRTPAGSHERVGIIELFGRKSGETALMSGYLADTPRVLIAEVPFDMERLADMLMADRADNPSNYTMAVISEGARIKGSDAVEYGETDASGHRRLGGISDIVSEEFKRLTGAGTISQKLSYLMRTGTPDALDTMVARSMGAMAVQHLVQGRDGLMIAVRDGAYQSVPVSTCIEGQRRVDVAAHYDKDAYRPNIHNINSKPMFLG comes from the coding sequence ATGCGTATTGGCGTTCTCACAGGCGGCGGTGATGTTCCCGGTCTCAACCCGGCGATCCAGACGATCACCCGTCAGGCGACAGACCTTGGCTGGGAGGTGATTGGCATCCGGCGCGGCTGGCGTGGCCTGCTGGATTTTGATCTGGATGATCCCGAAGGGTCCCTCGACACCTGCACCATGCCGCTGACGGCGACATCCGTGCGGGCCATTGACCGGCTCAGCAGCACAGTGCTGCATACCTCCCGCACCGCCGTGACGACGCTTGAAGAAGGCACAGCGCATATTCTTAAAGTGATCGCGCATCTCAACATCGATGCGCTGGTGCCCATTGGTGGTGTGGACACGCTGGCCTATGCCGCACAGCTGCAGGCGCATGGCGTCAAGGTGAACACCATTCCCAAGACAATGGACAATGATGTGTTCGGCACCGATTACTGCATCGGGTTTTCAACCGCCGTCACGCGCTCCGTTGATGCCATCAATGCCCTGCGGACGCCGGCCGGCAGCCATGAACGCGTCGGCATCATTGAGCTGTTCGGCCGGAAGTCGGGTGAGACGGCGCTGATGTCCGGCTACCTGGCCGACACGCCACGCGTGCTGATTGCTGAGGTCCCCTTCGACATGGAGCGGCTGGCGGACATGTTGATGGCTGACCGGGCCGACAACCCTTCCAACTACACCATGGCCGTCATTTCAGAAGGCGCGCGCATCAAGGGCAGCGATGCGGTGGAGTATGGCGAGACGGATGCCTCCGGCCACCGCCGCCTTGGCGGCATCAGTGACATCGTCAGCGAAGAGTTCAAACGGCTGACCGGCGCAGGCACGATTTCCCAGAAACTCTCCTACCTCATGCGCACCGGCACACCTGATGCGCTGGACACCATGGTGGCCCGCAGCATGGGTGCCATGGCCGTGCAGCACCTCGTACAGGGCCGCGACGGCCTGATGATTGCCGTGCGCGACGGGGCTTACCAAAGCGTACCGGTGTCGACCTGCATCGAAGGACAACGCCGCGTGGACGTGGCCGCGCATTACGACAAAGACGCCTACCGGCCCAACATCCACAACATCAATTCCAAGCCAATGTTCCTTGGCTGA